Proteins from one Microbacterium faecale genomic window:
- the dprA gene encoding DNA-processing protein DprA produces the protein MTRRLEVGDLISHDVRREAAAWIGTGDEDAVARVAWSVLIEPGDGVAGEAIARFGPRAALDRVTTAPRGADIGNALDRWASRWDAGLVRDAIAAARRRQIRLLLPGDAEWPVGLDDLGPHAPVCLWVRGEAEALAHGLSAGLVGARAATGYGEHVATDLASALADDDVVIVSGAAYGIDGAAHRGAMRVGGRTVAFVAGGADRVYPAGHAHLLQQITERGAVVAECPPGTTPTRWRFLSRNRLIAAVSAATVVVEAGGRSGSINTAGHAAALGRPLGAVPGPVTSSTSAGCHRLLREYDAICITSAGDVRELLGAGPDPQPLAYEAPETIRLADALSRRRARTVDELARRSGLAPADVVAALGLMALAGSAEAREDGWVSAT, from the coding sequence GTGACGCGGCGGCTTGAGGTCGGCGACCTGATCTCCCACGACGTGCGCCGGGAAGCGGCCGCCTGGATCGGGACGGGCGATGAGGACGCGGTCGCGCGTGTCGCGTGGTCGGTTCTCATCGAACCGGGCGACGGCGTCGCCGGCGAGGCGATTGCGCGCTTCGGGCCCCGCGCGGCGCTCGACAGGGTGACGACGGCACCCCGCGGTGCGGACATCGGCAACGCCCTCGACCGGTGGGCCTCGCGATGGGACGCCGGTCTCGTGCGGGACGCAATCGCGGCGGCGCGGCGTCGGCAGATCCGGCTGCTCCTCCCTGGCGACGCCGAGTGGCCGGTCGGCCTCGACGACCTCGGCCCGCATGCGCCCGTGTGCCTCTGGGTGCGCGGCGAGGCCGAGGCGTTGGCGCACGGCCTCTCGGCAGGTCTTGTGGGAGCACGCGCCGCTACTGGTTACGGCGAGCACGTCGCGACCGACCTCGCGAGCGCTCTCGCCGACGACGACGTCGTCATCGTCTCCGGCGCGGCGTATGGCATTGACGGCGCCGCTCACCGCGGGGCGATGCGCGTTGGAGGTCGCACGGTGGCGTTCGTCGCGGGCGGCGCGGACCGTGTGTACCCGGCGGGGCACGCGCACCTGCTGCAGCAGATCACCGAGCGCGGTGCCGTCGTCGCGGAGTGTCCCCCGGGCACCACACCGACGAGGTGGCGCTTCCTGTCGCGCAACAGGCTGATCGCGGCCGTCTCTGCAGCGACAGTGGTGGTCGAGGCCGGCGGGCGCAGCGGCAGTATCAACACCGCCGGACACGCGGCGGCACTCGGGCGCCCGCTCGGGGCGGTCCCCGGCCCGGTGACGAGCTCGACCTCGGCGGGCTGCCATCGCCTGCTGCGGGAGTACGACGCGATCTGCATCACGAGTGCGGGGGACGTCAGAGAGCTGCTCGGCGCAGGACCGGACCCACAGCCGCTCGCCTACGAGGCCCCGGAGACGATCCGCCTCGCCGATGCGCTCAGCAGACGGCGGGCTCGTACGGTCGACGAGCTGGCTCGTCGCAGCGGGCTCGCACCGGCAGACGTGGTGGCGGCGCTCGGGCTCATGGCACTCGCCGGGTCTGCCGAGGCCCGCGAGGACGGCTGGGTCTCCGCGACGTGA
- a CDS encoding tyrosine recombinase XerC — MLLTQAVDAFTAHLADVRRLSPATVRAYRADLADLASTVGDVEIAEVDLEHLREWLWRAAKRGDARSTLARRTSSARGLFAWALEASAVRTDPSLRLVTPKRGRTLPRVATADGLEQMLARVGERAAEGDPVALRDHGVLELLYGTGIRVAELCGADVDDLDLGRATVRVTGKGDKERVVPFGGPARRALDAYLTRARPVLAARRDGATAAVFLGVRGGRLGPRTVYDLVARTLGPVVGSAAVGPHALRHSAATHLLDGGADLRAVQELLGHASLGTTQVYTHVSSERLSAAYRLAHPRA, encoded by the coding sequence ATGCTCCTCACCCAGGCGGTCGACGCGTTCACGGCTCACCTCGCCGACGTGCGCCGCCTGTCACCGGCCACCGTCCGCGCCTATCGCGCCGACCTGGCGGACCTTGCGTCGACGGTCGGAGACGTCGAGATCGCTGAGGTCGACCTCGAGCATCTGCGCGAGTGGCTGTGGCGCGCGGCGAAGCGCGGTGACGCGCGTTCGACCCTGGCGCGTCGAACCTCGTCTGCGCGCGGGCTATTCGCGTGGGCGCTCGAGGCGAGCGCCGTGCGCACGGATCCGAGCCTGCGCCTTGTGACTCCGAAGCGCGGACGCACGCTGCCGCGCGTCGCCACCGCCGACGGACTCGAACAGATGCTCGCGCGCGTCGGTGAACGCGCCGCCGAGGGCGACCCCGTCGCGCTGCGTGACCACGGCGTGCTCGAGCTGCTGTACGGCACCGGGATCCGCGTGGCCGAGCTGTGCGGCGCAGATGTCGACGATCTCGATCTCGGACGGGCGACCGTGCGGGTGACCGGCAAGGGTGACAAGGAGCGGGTGGTGCCGTTCGGGGGCCCCGCACGTCGAGCGCTGGATGCCTACCTGACGCGTGCGCGCCCGGTTCTGGCCGCGCGCCGGGACGGCGCGACGGCTGCCGTCTTCCTGGGCGTCCGGGGTGGCCGGTTAGGGCCGCGAACCGTCTATGACCTCGTCGCCCGCACGCTCGGTCCGGTCGTCGGATCCGCCGCGGTCGGCCCGCACGCGCTGCGTCACTCCGCGGCGACGCACCTGCTCGACGGCGGCGCGGACCTGCGTGCCGTGCAGGAGCTGCTCGGGCACGCGAGCCTCGGAACGACGCAGGTGTACACGCACGTATCATCGGAGCGACTCTCCGCCGCGTACCGGCTCGCGCACCCACGCGCCTAG
- the frr gene encoding ribosome recycling factor, translating to MIADVLAEAANRMERAVESGKEDFATVRTGRANPQMFQKLMVDYYGSPTPLQQLASLANPEARTLLVTPYDKSALTAIEAAIRDMPNLGVNPTNDGAVVRVTMPELTEERRKEYVKLVRAKAEDARVRVRGVRRQTKDDLTSLKDDIGEDEVARGEKDLDALTKKHVDMIDDALGIKEAELLEV from the coding sequence GTGATCGCCGACGTTCTGGCGGAAGCCGCGAACCGTATGGAGAGAGCCGTCGAGTCCGGCAAGGAGGACTTCGCGACTGTCCGCACGGGTCGTGCCAACCCGCAGATGTTCCAGAAGCTGATGGTCGACTACTACGGTTCGCCGACCCCGCTGCAGCAGCTCGCGTCGCTGGCGAACCCCGAGGCGCGCACGCTCCTCGTGACGCCCTACGACAAGTCCGCCCTCACCGCGATCGAGGCGGCGATCCGCGACATGCCGAACCTCGGCGTCAACCCGACGAATGATGGCGCCGTCGTGCGCGTGACGATGCCGGAGCTGACAGAGGAGCGCCGCAAGGAGTATGTGAAGCTCGTGCGCGCCAAGGCCGAAGACGCGCGCGTGCGCGTGCGCGGTGTCCGTCGCCAGACGAAGGACGATCTCACCTCGCTGAAGGATGACATCGGCGAAGACGAGGTGGCGCGCGGAGAGAAGGACCTCGACGCCCTCACGAAGAAGCACGTCGACATGATCGATGACGCCCTCGGGATCAAGGAAGCGGAGCTCCTCGAGGTCTGA
- the tsf gene encoding translation elongation factor Ts codes for MANVSIADIKTLREQLGTGMVDTKKALEEADGDLEKAVEILRLKGAKGNAKRADRAATEGLVAATESDGKATIIELACETDFVAKNEKFGALADTVLNAVAAASATDVASALQADAGGKTVEQTIADEAAVIGEKVELRGVTTLSGDAFQVYLHKTNKDLPAQVGVVVAFSGDDAETARSIAQHISFAAPEYLTRDEVPADVVDKERDIVTEISRNEGKPEAALPKIIEGRVNAFFKQVVLFDQAYAKDNKLSIQQVADAAGITITGFARYKVGA; via the coding sequence ATGGCAAACGTCAGCATCGCCGACATCAAGACGCTGCGTGAGCAGCTCGGCACCGGCATGGTCGACACCAAGAAGGCCCTTGAGGAGGCGGACGGCGACCTGGAGAAGGCCGTTGAGATCCTCCGCCTGAAGGGTGCGAAGGGGAACGCCAAGCGCGCCGATCGCGCCGCGACGGAAGGTCTCGTCGCCGCGACCGAGTCGGACGGCAAGGCGACCATCATCGAGCTCGCCTGCGAGACGGACTTCGTCGCCAAGAACGAGAAGTTCGGCGCCCTCGCCGACACGGTCCTCAACGCGGTCGCCGCGGCCAGCGCGACCGACGTCGCCTCGGCGCTCCAGGCGGACGCCGGCGGGAAGACCGTCGAGCAGACGATCGCCGACGAGGCGGCCGTCATCGGCGAGAAGGTCGAACTGCGTGGTGTGACGACGCTCTCGGGCGACGCGTTCCAGGTCTACCTCCACAAGACGAACAAGGACCTGCCGGCTCAGGTGGGCGTTGTCGTCGCGTTCTCCGGGGACGACGCCGAGACGGCTCGCTCGATCGCGCAGCACATCTCGTTCGCGGCTCCGGAGTACCTCACGCGCGACGAGGTCCCGGCCGACGTGGTCGACAAGGAGCGCGACATCGTCACGGAGATCTCTCGGAACGAGGGCAAGCCGGAGGCTGCGCTGCCCAAGATCATCGAGGGTCGCGTGAACGCGTTCTTCAAGCAGGTCGTGCTCTTCGACCAGGCTTACGCGAAGGACAACAAGCTGTCGATCCAGCAGGTCGCCGACGCGGCCGGTATCACGATCACCGGCTTCGCGCGCTACAAGGTCGGCGCGTAA
- a CDS encoding alpha/beta hydrolase: MEIRGATVLPARREDIELTTSDGLTLVGELALPADREPTATLVTLHPLPTHGGFMDSHIIRKAAARLPALASLAVLRFNTRGTTSPRGTSDGAFGEGVDERADVAAAMAFVAERQLPDPWFVGWSFGTELALKYGREHPVRGAILLSPPLHRTSEEELAAWAGDARELIALIPEHDDYLQPAEAEERFGVVPDARLIAVEEGKHLWVGEKQTTRVLNEIVEIVAPDRVPLPTEWPDD; encoded by the coding sequence ATGGAGATCCGCGGCGCCACCGTCCTTCCCGCCCGACGCGAGGACATCGAACTGACGACCTCGGATGGGCTCACGCTCGTCGGCGAGCTCGCCCTTCCCGCGGATCGTGAGCCGACCGCGACGCTCGTGACGCTCCACCCGCTGCCCACGCACGGCGGCTTCATGGATTCCCACATCATCCGGAAGGCCGCAGCACGACTCCCTGCGCTGGCCTCGCTCGCGGTGCTCCGCTTCAACACTCGCGGCACGACATCGCCGCGCGGCACGAGCGACGGTGCGTTCGGCGAGGGTGTCGACGAGCGTGCCGACGTGGCCGCGGCTATGGCGTTCGTCGCCGAGCGTCAGCTGCCGGATCCGTGGTTCGTCGGCTGGTCCTTCGGCACCGAGCTGGCGCTCAAGTACGGCCGCGAGCACCCGGTCCGCGGGGCGATCCTCCTCTCGCCCCCGCTGCACCGCACGAGCGAAGAGGAACTGGCCGCGTGGGCAGGCGATGCGCGTGAGCTCATCGCGCTCATTCCCGAGCACGACGACTATCTCCAGCCGGCCGAGGCCGAGGAAAGATTCGGCGTCGTGCCCGATGCGCGACTCATCGCGGTCGAGGAGGGCAAGCACCTCTGGGTCGGCGAGAAGCAGACCACGCGGGTGCTGAACGAGATCGTCGAGATCGTCGCGCCGGACCGCGTCCCGCTGCCCACGGAGTGGCCTGACGACTGA
- the pyrH gene encoding UMP kinase translates to MPTRPIREGVNVTRDANATTRRVLLKLSGEAFGGGQLGVAPDVVSTIAQAIAAAAREAEVAIVVGGGNFFRGAELSKNGMERSRADYMGMLGTVMNALALQDFLEQAGTETRVQSAIEMRQVAEPYIPRRAQRHLEKGRVVIFGAGAGLPYFSTDTVAAQRALEVRADEVLVAKNGVDGVYTSDPRVDETATKLDHVTYADALVGGLKVVDSTALSLCMDNGMNMRVFGMEPAENITRAIRGDDIGTSVTV, encoded by the coding sequence ATGCCCACGCGGCCGATCCGAGAGGGAGTCAACGTGACCCGTGACGCCAACGCCACCACCCGCCGTGTCCTCCTCAAGCTCTCCGGAGAGGCGTTCGGAGGTGGTCAGTTGGGCGTCGCCCCCGATGTCGTGAGCACGATCGCGCAGGCGATCGCCGCGGCGGCGCGCGAGGCCGAAGTCGCCATCGTCGTCGGCGGTGGGAACTTCTTCCGCGGCGCTGAGCTCTCGAAGAACGGCATGGAGCGTTCCCGCGCCGACTACATGGGCATGCTCGGCACCGTGATGAACGCGCTCGCGCTGCAGGACTTCCTCGAGCAGGCGGGAACCGAGACGCGTGTGCAGTCCGCGATCGAGATGCGCCAGGTCGCGGAGCCCTACATTCCCCGTCGTGCGCAGCGTCATCTGGAGAAGGGCCGCGTCGTGATCTTCGGCGCCGGTGCCGGGCTGCCGTACTTCTCGACCGACACGGTCGCGGCACAGCGCGCGCTCGAGGTCCGCGCCGACGAGGTGCTCGTCGCGAAGAACGGTGTCGACGGCGTGTACACCTCCGACCCGCGCGTCGACGAGACTGCCACGAAGCTGGATCACGTGACCTACGCCGACGCGCTCGTCGGCGGACTGAAGGTCGTCGACTCCACCGCGCTGAGCCTGTGCATGGACAACGGGATGAACATGCGGGTGTTCGGCATGGAGCCGGCCGAGAACATCACGCGGGCGATCCGCGGCGACGACATCGGCACGAGCGTCACGGTGTGA
- a CDS encoding phosphatidate cytidylyltransferase yields MPDARDDDQRRVPPTADDASPGESSASFRHRLTGARDDLEHRVDRARDQLDATNERIKKRTGRDLFAAIGVGVLAGAAVVASLLFVKWAFAILAIAIAALGVFELARALQARGRRIDIVPQLVGAAIIISAAYWFPSAVHWAAVFSTLAIIIVWRVVAQMTALDGRVYASIFADIVVGCFVQLYVPLLASSALVLLRQDNGEWWVLSFILVVVVADTGAYASGLAFGSHKMAPRISPGKTWEGFAGAAIISIVTGALAGAFLLDIPWWGGALFGAALVASATMGDLGESMIKRDLGIKDMSSWLPGHGGVLDRLDSILPSAVVALAMYQLLLPTIATG; encoded by the coding sequence ATGCCTGACGCTCGAGACGACGATCAGCGGCGGGTCCCCCCGACCGCCGATGACGCGTCCCCGGGCGAATCGTCCGCTTCGTTCCGGCACCGGCTCACGGGCGCGCGAGATGATCTCGAACACCGGGTCGACCGTGCACGTGACCAGCTCGATGCGACCAACGAGCGCATCAAGAAGCGCACTGGTCGTGATCTCTTCGCCGCGATCGGCGTGGGGGTGCTCGCAGGTGCGGCCGTCGTCGCGTCGCTGCTCTTCGTGAAGTGGGCGTTCGCGATTCTCGCCATCGCCATCGCCGCACTTGGCGTGTTCGAGCTCGCACGCGCGCTCCAGGCGCGAGGGCGTCGGATCGACATCGTCCCGCAGCTGGTCGGCGCGGCGATCATCATCTCCGCGGCGTATTGGTTTCCGTCTGCCGTGCACTGGGCCGCCGTCTTCTCGACGCTCGCGATCATCATCGTCTGGCGGGTCGTCGCGCAGATGACGGCGCTCGACGGTCGCGTGTACGCATCGATCTTCGCGGACATCGTGGTCGGTTGCTTCGTGCAGCTGTATGTGCCGTTGCTCGCGAGCTCGGCGCTCGTCCTGCTCCGGCAGGACAACGGCGAATGGTGGGTGCTGTCCTTCATCCTCGTGGTGGTCGTCGCCGACACGGGCGCGTACGCGTCGGGATTGGCGTTCGGATCCCACAAGATGGCGCCGCGCATCAGTCCGGGCAAGACCTGGGAGGGCTTCGCCGGGGCCGCGATCATCTCGATCGTCACCGGAGCTCTCGCCGGGGCGTTCCTGCTCGACATCCCGTGGTGGGGCGGTGCGCTCTTCGGCGCGGCGCTCGTCGCCTCCGCGACAATGGGCGACCTCGGCGAATCGATGATCAAGCGCGATCTCGGGATCAAGGACATGAGTTCGTGGCTGCCGGGGCACGGAGGAGTGCTCGACCGGCTCGACAGCATCCTCCCGTCAGCCGTCGTGGCGCTGGCCATGTACCAGCTGCTGCTGCCCACCATCGCGACCGGTTAG
- a CDS encoding DivIVA domain-containing protein — protein MTEQSVDTPFTREARARRGYDPEAVRTFLAGARESFQSAAGGVSSSDIRTASFPLVRGGFSVREVDAALARLEDAFAQREREAAIGAGGADEWVAGAREQAREILARVTRPEGQRFDRVSRLRVGYATVEVDMVAERIARYLARGDALTTEQLRTAAFHTARGGYREEQVDALLDATVHVILAVR, from the coding sequence ATGACCGAGCAGAGCGTCGACACGCCGTTCACCCGCGAGGCGCGTGCGCGCCGCGGCTACGATCCCGAGGCCGTGCGCACGTTTCTGGCGGGTGCCAGGGAGTCGTTCCAGTCTGCGGCTGGCGGCGTGTCGAGCAGCGACATCCGCACGGCGTCGTTCCCCCTGGTGCGCGGCGGATTCTCCGTCCGCGAGGTCGACGCCGCCCTCGCTCGGCTGGAGGACGCCTTTGCCCAGCGCGAGCGCGAGGCCGCCATCGGCGCGGGCGGGGCAGACGAGTGGGTCGCGGGCGCGAGGGAGCAGGCGCGGGAGATCCTCGCCCGGGTGACGCGCCCGGAGGGACAGCGGTTCGACCGTGTGAGCCGTCTCCGCGTCGGCTACGCGACGGTCGAGGTCGACATGGTCGCGGAGCGCATTGCTCGCTATCTGGCCCGGGGGGACGCTCTCACGACCGAGCAGTTGCGCACTGCCGCCTTCCACACCGCGCGCGGTGGATATCGCGAAGAGCAGGTCGATGCCCTTCTCGACGCGACGGTGCACGTGATCTTGGCGGTGCGGTGA
- a CDS encoding transglycosylase SLT domain-containing protein, producing MTPEHPDTHPMTRRDARAIERSAVVEARRTQRTAAAVERRGARAATRSWGARRAFGAVAGGVAALGILAASIAPVVTSQVAEASQDPRASTYAVAADEAQLFAASAEGGTIAALSAVTYEAELRTPEPEPEPAAVPDEDGGDSSEGSAPAPYQPPAPYTGGGSPAEWMSAAGIAESDWGYVDYIVTRESGWNPNATNPSSGACGLVQMYPCNKAGVNSRDPVANLAWANSYAIGRYGSWAGAHAFWTANHWW from the coding sequence GTGACTCCTGAGCACCCCGATACCCACCCGATGACCCGACGCGATGCCCGCGCGATCGAGCGCTCCGCCGTCGTCGAGGCACGCCGCACCCAGCGCACCGCCGCCGCGGTCGAGAGGCGCGGAGCGCGCGCCGCCACACGCAGCTGGGGTGCACGCCGCGCGTTCGGCGCCGTCGCCGGCGGCGTGGCGGCGCTCGGGATCCTCGCGGCATCGATCGCGCCCGTCGTCACGTCGCAGGTTGCCGAGGCGAGCCAGGATCCGCGTGCGTCGACGTACGCTGTCGCGGCCGACGAGGCGCAGCTGTTCGCCGCATCGGCTGAAGGCGGCACGATCGCCGCGCTCAGCGCCGTGACCTACGAGGCCGAGTTGCGCACGCCCGAGCCCGAGCCGGAGCCCGCGGCCGTTCCCGACGAAGATGGCGGCGACTCGAGCGAGGGCAGCGCTCCCGCGCCCTACCAGCCGCCTGCGCCGTACACGGGCGGCGGTTCGCCGGCGGAGTGGATGTCCGCGGCCGGAATCGCCGAGAGCGACTGGGGTTACGTCGACTACATCGTCACTCGTGAGAGCGGGTGGAACCCGAACGCCACGAACCCCTCCTCTGGAGCGTGTGGTCTCGTGCAGATGTACCCGTGCAACAAGGCCGGCGTGAACAGTCGCGATCCGGTGGCGAACCTCGCATGGGCGAACTCCTACGCGATCGGCCGGTACGGCAGCTGGGCAGGAGCCCACGCGTTCTGGACCGCCAACCACTGGTGGTGA
- a CDS encoding AI-2E family transporter, which produces MKIHNPFRLGFIATLGVGLAYVLLQSMQSLSTVLLYVGTALFISLGIDPVVTWLERRKLPRWAAVLLAIVGVLALFTGILLIVIPVLIDQVSQLVRRITLQLNRSGWQMDMEEWAAATFPNLDVPVLIDAVNDWLTDNIFSISESLVNVTVGVANGLFGAFIILILTIYLTASTPMLKSAIYQLVPASRRNNFAHIAEQITNSVGYYVMGQITLAVINGTLSAVFLSIIDAPFAMVLAVIAFLGSMIPLVGTITGSTIIVLVCLIPGVGDTTTALIAAIYYLVYMQIEAYVLSPRVMSRAVSVPGGVVVVAALSGGALLGLLGALIAIPVAASVLIIYRQVLIPRMNER; this is translated from the coding sequence ATGAAGATCCACAACCCGTTTCGACTGGGTTTCATCGCGACGCTCGGCGTCGGGCTCGCCTATGTGCTCCTCCAGAGCATGCAGAGCCTGTCGACCGTGTTGTTGTACGTCGGAACGGCGCTGTTCATCTCACTCGGCATCGACCCCGTCGTCACCTGGCTCGAGCGACGGAAGCTGCCGCGCTGGGCGGCGGTGCTCCTCGCGATCGTCGGCGTGCTCGCGCTGTTCACGGGGATCCTGCTCATCGTCATTCCGGTGCTCATCGATCAGGTCTCCCAGCTCGTCCGGCGCATCACGTTGCAGCTCAATCGATCCGGCTGGCAGATGGACATGGAGGAATGGGCTGCCGCGACGTTCCCGAACCTCGACGTGCCGGTGCTCATCGACGCCGTGAACGATTGGCTGACGGACAACATCTTCTCCATCAGCGAGAGCCTTGTGAACGTCACGGTCGGCGTCGCGAACGGCCTCTTCGGCGCGTTCATCATCCTCATCCTGACCATTTATCTCACGGCGTCGACGCCGATGCTCAAGAGCGCGATCTACCAGCTGGTCCCCGCCTCGCGGCGCAACAACTTCGCCCACATCGCCGAGCAGATCACGAATTCCGTCGGCTATTACGTCATGGGGCAGATCACGCTCGCGGTCATCAACGGCACCCTGAGCGCCGTATTCCTGTCGATCATCGACGCGCCGTTCGCGATGGTGCTCGCTGTGATCGCCTTCCTCGGCTCGATGATCCCGCTCGTCGGCACGATCACAGGGTCGACGATCATCGTGCTCGTCTGCCTCATCCCGGGGGTCGGCGACACGACGACGGCCCTGATCGCGGCCATCTACTACCTCGTGTACATGCAGATCGAGGCCTACGTGCTCTCGCCGCGCGTCATGAGCCGCGCCGTTTCCGTCCCCGGTGGCGTCGTCGTCGTCGCCGCACTGTCTGGCGGCGCGCTGCTCGGCCTTCTCGGCGCGCTCATCGCGATCCCTGTCGCCGCGAGCGTGCTGATCATCTACCGCCAGGTGCTGATCCCCCGAATGAACGAGCGCTGA
- a CDS encoding murein hydrolase activator EnvC family protein, with protein sequence MALVLRPENHVVERRRRGRRGRATIALVLVWVALDAAAPAAANISDPPPTAPLASDEAMHPSAPWAWPGGRAEIVRPFDAPAHDYGAGHRGLDVAVSGQEIVAPADGVVAFRGTVVDRPLITIDHGAGLVSTLEPVASELSPGARVTRGTAVGTLASGGHTPAGAVHLGARINGAYVNPLALLGAATRPILLPCCDGPP encoded by the coding sequence ATGGCTCTCGTACTCCGACCCGAAAATCACGTCGTCGAGCGTCGACGGCGCGGGCGCCGTGGACGCGCAACGATCGCACTTGTCCTCGTGTGGGTTGCCCTCGACGCCGCCGCGCCCGCCGCGGCGAATATCTCCGACCCGCCTCCTACGGCGCCGCTCGCGTCCGACGAGGCGATGCATCCGAGTGCACCCTGGGCGTGGCCGGGCGGCCGTGCGGAAATTGTGCGCCCGTTCGACGCCCCGGCTCACGACTACGGAGCCGGCCACCGGGGCCTCGACGTGGCGGTCTCGGGCCAGGAGATCGTGGCACCGGCAGATGGCGTCGTCGCGTTCCGCGGTACCGTCGTCGATCGTCCCCTCATCACAATCGATCACGGTGCCGGCCTGGTCTCGACGCTGGAGCCGGTCGCAAGCGAGCTCTCCCCCGGCGCGCGGGTGACGCGTGGCACCGCCGTCGGAACGCTCGCCTCGGGCGGCCATACGCCCGCAGGCGCGGTGCATCTGGGGGCGCGCATCAACGGCGCGTACGTGAATCCGCTCGCGCTCCTCGGCGCGGCGACGCGCCCCATCCTCCTGCCGTGCTGCGACGGCCCGCCCTGA
- the rpsB gene encoding 30S ribosomal protein S2, whose translation MAVVTIRQLLDSGVHFGHQTRRWNPKVKRFILTERSGIHIIDLQQSLAYIDSAYDFVKETVAHGGTVLFVGTKKQAQEVLAEQALRVGQPYVNERWLGGLLTNFQTVSKRLARMKELEELDYDDPAASGFTKKELLLKKRELDKLHKSLGGIRNLTKTPSALWVVDAKREHLAIDEARKLGIPVIGILDTNVDPDDLAYPIPGNDDAIRSVSLLTRIIADAAAEGLQQKHQPGDGNVEEPLAEWEQELLASGGTETPAEAPAEPAAEKAPADEKPAEEKPAEEKPAEQAPADEKPAEAPAAE comes from the coding sequence ATGGCCGTTGTGACGATTCGCCAGCTGCTCGACAGCGGCGTTCACTTTGGACACCAGACCCGCCGGTGGAACCCGAAGGTCAAGCGCTTCATCCTCACGGAGCGCAGTGGAATCCACATCATCGACCTGCAGCAGTCGCTGGCCTACATCGACAGCGCCTACGACTTCGTCAAGGAGACCGTCGCCCACGGCGGCACGGTGCTCTTCGTCGGCACGAAGAAGCAGGCGCAGGAGGTGCTCGCCGAGCAGGCTCTGCGTGTCGGCCAGCCCTACGTCAACGAGCGTTGGCTCGGTGGTCTGCTCACGAACTTCCAGACGGTGTCGAAGCGCCTCGCGCGGATGAAGGAGCTCGAGGAGCTCGACTACGACGACCCCGCTGCATCGGGCTTCACCAAGAAGGAGCTCCTGCTCAAGAAGCGCGAGCTCGACAAGCTCCACAAGTCGCTCGGCGGCATCCGGAACCTGACCAAGACGCCGTCGGCCCTCTGGGTCGTCGACGCCAAGCGCGAGCACCTCGCGATCGACGAGGCACGGAAGCTGGGCATCCCGGTCATCGGCATCCTCGACACGAACGTCGACCCCGATGACCTGGCGTACCCGATCCCGGGCAACGACGACGCGATCCGTTCGGTCTCGCTGCTGACGCGCATCATCGCTGACGCCGCGGCCGAGGGGCTGCAGCAGAAGCACCAGCCGGGCGACGGCAACGTCGAGGAGCCGCTGGCTGAGTGGGAGCAGGAGCTGCTCGCCTCGGGCGGAACCGAGACGCCCGCTGAGGCTCCGGCCGAGCCGGCTGCCGAAAAGGCGCCTGCGGACGAGAAGCCCGCCGAGGAGAAGCCCGCCGAGGAGAAGCCCGCCGAGCAGGCGCCCGCGGACGAGAAGCCCGCCGAGGCGCCCGCAGCCGAGTAA